A portion of the Mesobacillus sp. AQ2 genome contains these proteins:
- a CDS encoding amino acid ABC transporter permease: protein MNLDFTAILPSMPYILKGIGVTLKIVLVAGLLGFAFGIILAIFKISKFKALNWFADIYTSIFRGTPLILQLMIIYYGAPQIIGFEISSYTAAVASFSLNSAAYISEIIRAGILAVDKGQKEAAMALGVPGNRMMKDIILPQAMKNILPALMNEFITLTKESAIVTVIAVDDIMRRAYIVGGEQYRFFEPFIFAGLIYYLMVISLTFIGKLVERRMRQSD, encoded by the coding sequence ATGAATCTCGATTTTACCGCCATACTTCCTTCAATGCCATATATTTTGAAGGGAATTGGCGTCACACTAAAAATAGTATTGGTTGCAGGCCTTCTTGGCTTTGCGTTTGGTATCATTCTTGCAATTTTTAAAATCAGCAAATTTAAAGCACTCAACTGGTTTGCAGATATTTATACATCGATTTTCCGCGGAACACCGCTTATTTTGCAGCTTATGATCATTTATTACGGAGCCCCGCAGATTATTGGCTTTGAGATTTCATCTTACACTGCAGCAGTTGCGTCTTTTTCTTTGAATTCTGCAGCATACATTTCTGAAATCATCCGTGCCGGAATTTTGGCGGTTGATAAAGGTCAGAAGGAAGCTGCAATGGCTCTTGGTGTACCTGGGAATAGAATGATGAAGGATATCATCCTGCCTCAAGCAATGAAAAATATCCTCCCTGCATTGATGAATGAATTCATCACTCTTACAAAGGAATCTGCAATCGTTACAGTCATTGCCGTTGATGATATCATGCGAAGGGCGTATATTGTTGGCGGTGAGCAGTATAGATTTTTTGAGCCGTTCATTTTTGCCGGTCTCATCTACTATCTCATGGTCATCTCCTTAACATTCATCGGTAAGCTAGTTGAAAGGAGAATGAGACAAAGTGATTAA
- a CDS encoding methylmalonyl-CoA mutase family protein, which produces MTIESMKAASFNDAFFEDWQKKAAASLKGKPIESLYTNTYEDIMLKPLYTKEDFPDQLAGALPGEPGYRRGIHPFGYQSESWHISNRLFYKDLTELKEKMDSALAKGQNAISFEVKPDLFLDPRGLAEFFASYKNDYPLSLNAGLLQTPLLAALSVSCKEAGASSEVSGFVAADPVAEASLNGGLPKEEQEFFAEWAKVLEEADQQLPQLKTVLANTVPYHDSGASAVQELAAGISTGVYLLQQLLDQGWELKKALSKFVFHFAIGSNFFMETAKLRAARILWSKIAEAYGAEPGDQKMVLSAETSRYTKTIFDPYVNMLRTGNEAFAAVLGGIQYLHTGSFEEATGTVSAFSERVARNTQLVLKSEAHLEKVADPAGGSWYIESLTNELAEKAWNLFLELDGMGGIYEALRSGWLQEQIAKTADAREQDVFKRKKSIIGTNFYANLSEAVSQPLVKDRKSQYFGGTLADSVRMIESGDSLLKRLEEIEQSFTPLESKRLSQPFEKLRFRANGLEKMGQRPVVGLICLDQLKKHKPRADFISGLLSAGGIHALRSDEIHTVQEALEFIKASSAKQFIICGDQTSYNSFGPELALEIKKEYDVKLYLAGIPEERESEWHTAGIQDFLHVRSNAYQSLSSILQEMEAGTNAKA; this is translated from the coding sequence ATGACAATCGAGAGTATGAAGGCTGCCTCGTTCAATGATGCATTTTTTGAGGACTGGCAAAAGAAAGCTGCTGCTTCATTAAAAGGAAAGCCAATTGAATCACTTTATACCAATACATATGAAGATATCATGCTTAAGCCGCTTTACACAAAAGAAGATTTCCCGGATCAATTGGCTGGAGCTCTTCCAGGTGAACCAGGCTACAGGCGCGGCATCCATCCATTCGGGTATCAATCTGAGTCATGGCATATCTCGAATCGCCTTTTTTACAAGGATTTGACGGAACTGAAAGAAAAAATGGACTCTGCATTAGCAAAAGGACAAAACGCGATTTCTTTTGAGGTAAAACCTGATTTGTTCCTTGATCCTCGTGGATTGGCCGAATTCTTTGCTTCTTATAAAAATGACTACCCTTTGAGTTTGAATGCAGGATTGCTTCAAACACCGCTTCTTGCTGCATTGTCAGTTTCCTGCAAGGAGGCAGGGGCTTCAAGTGAGGTTTCAGGTTTTGTCGCAGCGGATCCTGTTGCCGAAGCGAGCCTAAATGGGGGACTTCCGAAAGAGGAACAGGAATTTTTTGCAGAATGGGCAAAGGTGCTGGAGGAAGCAGACCAGCAATTGCCACAATTAAAAACAGTGCTCGCTAATACCGTCCCTTATCATGACAGCGGAGCAAGTGCGGTTCAGGAACTTGCTGCCGGCATTTCCACCGGGGTATACCTGCTGCAGCAACTGCTTGACCAGGGCTGGGAATTGAAGAAAGCGTTGTCAAAATTCGTGTTCCACTTTGCGATAGGCTCGAACTTCTTCATGGAAACAGCCAAGCTCAGGGCTGCCAGGATTCTATGGAGTAAAATAGCGGAAGCATACGGTGCCGAACCAGGAGACCAGAAAATGGTTCTATCAGCTGAGACTTCAAGGTACACGAAAACGATCTTTGATCCATATGTAAACATGCTCAGGACTGGGAATGAGGCCTTTGCTGCAGTACTGGGAGGCATACAGTACCTGCACACTGGAAGCTTCGAGGAAGCAACAGGAACAGTTAGTGCCTTCTCTGAAAGGGTTGCCCGCAATACACAGCTGGTCCTTAAATCAGAGGCGCATCTCGAAAAAGTAGCCGACCCTGCAGGAGGATCGTGGTATATTGAATCGTTGACAAATGAACTGGCTGAAAAGGCGTGGAATCTTTTCCTTGAGCTGGATGGCATGGGAGGGATTTATGAGGCTCTGAGGTCCGGATGGCTCCAGGAACAGATTGCAAAGACGGCTGATGCCCGTGAACAGGATGTTTTTAAGAGGAAAAAGAGCATCATCGGGACAAATTTTTATGCCAATCTTTCGGAAGCTGTCAGCCAGCCTCTAGTTAAGGATAGAAAAAGCCAATATTTTGGAGGCACCCTTGCGGACAGTGTGAGAATGATTGAGTCAGGGGATTCTCTATTAAAAAGATTGGAAGAGATAGAACAAAGCTTCACGCCATTAGAATCCAAACGTTTATCACAACCATTTGAAAAACTGAGATTCAGGGCAAATGGACTTGAGAAAATGGGGCAGCGTCCGGTGGTTGGCTTAATCTGCCTGGATCAGCTGAAAAAGCACAAGCCAAGGGCGGATTTTATTTCGGGTCTTTTATCAGCGGGTGGCATTCATGCACTAAGGAGCGACGAAATCCATACAGTTCAGGAAGCGTTGGAATTCATCAAAGCATCGAGTGCAAAACAATTTATCATTTGCGGTGACCAGACTTCCTACAATTCATTCGGACCCGAGCTGGCGCTGGAAATCAAGAAAGAGTATGATGTAAAGCTTTATCTGGCAGGTATCCCAGAGGAAAGAGAAAGCGAATGGCACACTGCCGGAATCCAGGATTTCCTGCATGTAAGAAGCAATGCTTACCAGTCGCTATCATCGATCCTTCAAGAAATGGAGGCAGGCACCAATGCAAAAGCCTGA
- the meaB gene encoding methylmalonyl Co-A mutase-associated GTPase MeaB, with product MKDEKKPEWFDPGKADSFSSTVKPGVSGNGHGNELPAKAGRFIKKTAARKIDPDSLAAEIMDGNRTALAKGITLIESNAERDFQYAQSLLQSLLPRSGKSIRIGITGVPGAGKSTFIESFGSYLCELGHKVAVLAVDPTSSLTGGSILGDKTRMEKLARNPRAFIRPSPSGGKLGGVHRKTRETMLVCEAAGFDVILVETVGVGQSEVIVRDMVDFFMLLVLTGAGDELQGMKKGIMELADSVIVNKADGQNEQAAKKTKEEYNRILHFLQPATKGWQTTALTSSALYDKGNDEIWKMISDFSSLTKKSGIFEMRRRAQTKEWLNDLIIDQLQMNFFQHSAIKSLLPKIENEVISGNRPVASGVDELFKAFFEAKK from the coding sequence ATGAAGGACGAAAAAAAGCCTGAATGGTTTGACCCGGGGAAGGCTGATTCCTTTTCAAGCACCGTGAAGCCGGGAGTATCAGGGAATGGTCATGGTAATGAACTTCCTGCAAAAGCAGGACGTTTCATAAAAAAAACAGCAGCACGTAAAATAGATCCTGATTCTCTGGCGGCTGAAATCATGGATGGGAACAGGACGGCACTGGCAAAAGGAATCACCTTGATTGAAAGCAATGCGGAGCGTGATTTTCAATACGCGCAATCTCTTTTGCAAAGCCTTCTTCCTCGATCAGGAAAATCCATCAGGATTGGCATCACAGGTGTACCGGGAGCTGGGAAGAGCACCTTTATTGAAAGCTTCGGCAGCTATCTGTGCGAGCTGGGACACAAGGTTGCAGTACTCGCTGTGGATCCTACCTCAAGTTTGACGGGCGGAAGTATCCTGGGAGATAAAACTCGGATGGAAAAGCTTGCGAGAAATCCGCGGGCATTCATCCGTCCCTCTCCATCCGGAGGGAAACTTGGGGGTGTACACCGTAAGACGAGGGAAACGATGCTTGTCTGTGAAGCAGCAGGCTTTGATGTCATCCTGGTTGAAACGGTCGGTGTCGGACAGAGCGAAGTCATAGTCAGGGATATGGTCGATTTCTTCATGCTGCTTGTCCTCACGGGTGCAGGTGACGAACTCCAGGGCATGAAAAAAGGAATCATGGAACTTGCGGATTCCGTTATTGTCAATAAAGCAGATGGTCAAAATGAACAGGCTGCCAAAAAGACAAAAGAAGAATATAATAGGATTCTTCATTTCCTGCAGCCGGCAACGAAGGGGTGGCAAACGACCGCTTTAACGAGTTCTGCGCTGTATGATAAAGGGAACGACGAGATATGGAAAATGATTTCTGACTTCTCGAGCCTTACAAAGAAAAGCGGGATTTTTGAGATGAGAAGAAGGGCGCAGACTAAGGAGTGGCTGAATGATCTGATCATCGACCAGCTTCAGATGAATTTTTTTCAGCACTCAGCAATCAAAAGTTTGCTGCCGAAAATAGAAAATGAAGTGATTTCAGGAAACAGGCCAGTCGCCTCTGGAGTCGATGAGTTATTCAAGGCCTTTTTCGAAGCGAAAAAATAA
- the scpA gene encoding methylmalonyl-CoA mutase, with amino-acid sequence MQKPDFTKVTLFADEKKEGKEQVDTHIKEKLEDLLFETNEQIKVKAVYTQEDFESVKHLDGMPGLPPYTRGPYPAMYVNRPWTVRQYAGFSTAEESNAFYRRNLAMGQKGLSVAFDLATHRGYDSDHPRVEGDVGKAGVAIDSILDMKILFDGIPLDQMSVSMTMNGAVLPIMAFFIVTAEEQGVTQDQLSGTIQNDILKEYMVRNTYIYPPEMSMKIIADIFEYTSKYMPKFNSISISGYHMQEAGAPADIELAYTLADGLEYVRTGLKAGIDIDSFAPRLSFFWAIGMNYFMEVAKMRAARFIWAKMIKTFNPKNEKSMALRTHSQTSGWSLTEQDPYNNVLRTLVEAHAAAMGHTQSLHTNALDEAIALPTDFSARIARNTQLFLQEETGITKVIDPWAGSYYVESLTDALIERAWEHIEEIENLGGMAKAIETGLPKMRIEEAAARRQAQIDSGKETIIGVNKYRLEQEDPLEILDIDNSAVRAKQIERLKQLKENRDDEKVESALNDLAAVAETGEGNLLEYAVRAARARATLGEISDAIEKAAGRHKAVIRSVSGVYSAAFTNEEEISEVQQMTAEFLENEGRRPRIMIAKMGQDGHDRGAKVISTAFADLGFDVDIGPLFQTPEETAIQAVENDVHAIGISSLAAGHKTLLPQLVNELKKLGRDDIVVIVGGVIPAQDYQFLYDNGASAIFGPGTIIPVAAQKVLRTIYERLGYEEVSH; translated from the coding sequence ATGCAAAAGCCTGATTTTACAAAAGTCACTTTATTTGCTGATGAGAAAAAGGAAGGCAAGGAGCAGGTTGACACTCATATAAAAGAAAAGCTCGAAGATTTGTTATTTGAGACAAATGAACAGATCAAAGTGAAGGCTGTATATACACAAGAAGATTTCGAGTCTGTTAAGCATCTGGATGGTATGCCCGGTCTGCCGCCTTACACAAGGGGACCGTATCCAGCGATGTATGTAAACCGTCCATGGACGGTAAGACAGTATGCGGGATTTTCAACTGCTGAAGAAAGCAACGCATTTTACAGACGGAACCTTGCGATGGGACAAAAAGGTTTGTCTGTTGCCTTTGACCTTGCGACCCACAGGGGATACGATTCTGACCATCCTCGGGTGGAAGGTGATGTCGGCAAAGCCGGTGTCGCGATCGACTCCATCCTGGATATGAAAATCCTGTTTGATGGAATTCCGCTAGACCAGATGTCTGTGTCAATGACAATGAACGGAGCTGTCCTGCCGATCATGGCATTCTTTATAGTGACAGCCGAGGAACAGGGCGTGACGCAGGATCAATTATCCGGTACGATCCAGAATGATATCCTGAAGGAATACATGGTCAGGAACACCTATATTTACCCGCCGGAAATGTCAATGAAGATCATCGCTGATATTTTCGAATACACGTCCAAATACATGCCTAAATTCAATTCAATCAGTATTTCAGGCTATCATATGCAGGAAGCCGGAGCACCGGCGGATATTGAACTGGCATATACCCTGGCAGATGGCCTTGAATATGTGCGGACAGGCCTGAAAGCCGGCATTGATATCGATTCATTCGCTCCGAGATTAAGTTTCTTCTGGGCGATTGGCATGAACTATTTCATGGAAGTCGCCAAAATGAGGGCGGCGAGATTTATTTGGGCAAAAATGATCAAGACGTTCAATCCGAAAAACGAAAAGTCAATGGCTTTGAGGACACATTCACAGACATCTGGATGGAGCCTGACCGAGCAGGATCCATATAATAACGTACTCCGTACATTGGTGGAGGCACATGCCGCTGCGATGGGCCATACACAATCCTTGCACACCAACGCACTTGATGAAGCAATCGCGCTGCCAACGGATTTTTCTGCCCGTATTGCCCGCAACACACAATTGTTTTTGCAGGAAGAGACCGGGATAACAAAAGTGATTGATCCATGGGCAGGAAGCTATTATGTAGAAAGCCTGACAGACGCACTGATTGAGAGAGCCTGGGAGCATATTGAAGAGATTGAAAATCTTGGCGGGATGGCCAAGGCAATCGAAACGGGTTTGCCTAAGATGCGCATTGAAGAAGCAGCTGCAAGACGCCAGGCTCAAATTGACTCTGGTAAGGAAACAATTATCGGGGTGAATAAATACAGGCTTGAACAGGAGGATCCTCTTGAAATACTAGATATTGATAACTCCGCTGTTCGCGCGAAACAGATTGAAAGGCTCAAGCAGTTAAAAGAAAATCGTGATGATGAAAAAGTAGAATCCGCTTTGAATGATCTGGCTGCTGTGGCTGAAACTGGAGAAGGCAATCTTCTCGAGTATGCAGTAAGGGCAGCACGGGCAAGGGCGACACTGGGAGAGATTTCAGATGCCATCGAAAAAGCGGCAGGAAGGCATAAAGCAGTGATTCGGTCAGTTAGCGGGGTATACAGTGCAGCCTTCACGAATGAAGAAGAAATTTCCGAAGTACAGCAAATGACGGCAGAGTTCCTCGAAAATGAAGGACGCAGACCGCGAATCATGATTGCCAAGATGGGTCAGGATGGCCATGACCGGGGGGCTAAAGTCATTTCAACCGCTTTTGCAGACTTAGGCTTTGATGTCGATATCGGGCCGCTTTTCCAGACACCGGAAGAAACAGCCATCCAGGCAGTGGAAAACGATGTTCACGCCATTGGAATCAGCTCTCTGGCAGCTGGGCATAAAACGCTATTGCCACAGCTTGTAAATGAGCTGAAAAAGCTTGGACGTGATGACATTGTCGTCATCGTTGGCGGAGTCATCCCTGCCCAGGACTACCAGTTTTTATATGATAATGGAGCCAGCGCGATTTTTGGGCCGGGAACGATCATTCCGGTTGCAGCCCAAAAAGTGTTGCGGACCATCTATGAGCGCCTGGGCTACGAGGAAGTGTCCCACTAA
- a CDS encoding alpha-ketoacid dehydrogenase subunit beta, with protein MAVISYIDAVTLAIKEEMERDPRVFVLGEDVGKKGGVFKATQGLYEKFGEDRVIDAPLAESAIAGVGIGAAMYGMRPIAEMQFADFIMPAVNQIISEAARIRYRSNNDWSCPMVIRAPYGGGVHGALYHSQSVEAVFANQPGLKIVMPSTPYDVKGLLKAAIRDEDPVLFFEHKRAYRLIKGEVPEDDYVLPIGKADVKREGEDITVITYGLAVHFALQAAERLAKDGISAHILDLRTVYPLDKEAIIEAASKTGKVLLVTEDNKEGSIMSEVSAIIAEHCLFELDAPIKRLAGPDVPAMPYAPTMEKYFMINPDKVEKAMRELAEF; from the coding sequence ATGGCGGTAATTTCTTATATAGATGCAGTGACATTGGCAATCAAAGAAGAGATGGAAAGAGACCCGAGAGTTTTTGTCCTCGGTGAAGACGTTGGTAAAAAAGGCGGGGTTTTCAAGGCTACGCAGGGCTTATACGAAAAGTTCGGGGAAGACAGGGTCATCGATGCACCGCTTGCGGAATCGGCGATTGCTGGTGTCGGAATCGGTGCGGCAATGTACGGCATGCGCCCGATTGCAGAGATGCAGTTCGCAGATTTCATCATGCCCGCTGTAAACCAGATCATCTCTGAGGCGGCAAGGATCCGTTATCGCTCAAACAATGACTGGAGCTGTCCGATGGTCATCCGTGCTCCTTATGGCGGAGGGGTCCATGGTGCACTTTACCACTCCCAGTCTGTTGAGGCCGTATTTGCGAACCAGCCTGGACTGAAAATCGTGATGCCTTCTACACCTTATGATGTTAAAGGTTTGTTGAAAGCTGCGATCAGGGATGAAGATCCGGTTTTGTTCTTTGAACACAAGCGCGCCTATCGATTGATCAAAGGCGAAGTTCCTGAGGACGATTATGTGCTACCAATCGGCAAAGCTGACGTAAAACGCGAGGGTGAAGATATCACCGTCATCACTTATGGCCTGGCAGTTCATTTTGCTCTTCAGGCAGCTGAAAGACTTGCGAAGGATGGAATTTCTGCTCACATTCTGGATCTTCGTACAGTATATCCATTGGACAAAGAAGCGATCATCGAAGCTGCATCCAAGACTGGAAAAGTCCTTCTTGTAACGGAAGACAATAAAGAAGGAAGCATCATGAGCGAAGTTTCTGCGATTATTGCTGAACACTGCTTATTCGAACTTGATGCACCGATCAAGAGGCTGGCTGGCCCGGATGTTCCTGCTATGCCGTACGCTCCTACTATGGAGAAATACTTCATGATCAACCCTGATAAAGTTGAAAAAGCAATGAGAGAGCTTGCTGAATTTTAA
- a CDS encoding transporter substrate-binding domain-containing protein has translation MKKSLSILMITILMMGVLAACGTATEEKENAGGNGEEKKVLTMGTSADYPPFEYVETAKSDEIIGFDVDLANLIANELGYEVEIKDMDFNGLIGAIQADRVDFVMAGMTPTEERKESVDFSDVYYTAKHMIVSAKDSNIKSIEDLEGKTVGVQLSSIQEGKAEEIGKTVKIKVEKRTRIPELVQEIKAGRIDAAIIEDTVAEGYFKNNPDLAGFTIEDGNEEEAGSAIAFPKGSKLTEEFNKVLKEKMENGEVEKLVIKWFGGEK, from the coding sequence GTGAAAAAGTCATTATCTATTCTTATGATTACGATTTTAATGATGGGAGTTTTAGCTGCATGCGGTACCGCTACTGAGGAAAAAGAAAACGCAGGCGGAAATGGTGAAGAAAAGAAAGTTCTAACAATGGGAACTTCAGCTGACTACCCGCCATTTGAATACGTCGAAACAGCCAAAAGCGATGAAATTATCGGTTTCGATGTTGATCTCGCGAACCTGATCGCAAATGAATTAGGATACGAAGTAGAAATCAAGGACATGGACTTCAATGGATTGATCGGTGCTATCCAGGCTGACCGTGTCGACTTTGTCATGGCAGGTATGACTCCAACAGAAGAACGTAAAGAAAGCGTCGACTTTTCCGATGTGTATTACACAGCGAAGCATATGATCGTTTCAGCAAAAGACAGCAACATAAAGTCAATTGAAGACCTTGAAGGCAAAACAGTTGGCGTTCAGCTTTCTTCTATCCAGGAAGGCAAAGCAGAAGAAATCGGGAAAACAGTGAAAATCAAAGTTGAAAAACGCACAAGAATTCCTGAGCTGGTACAGGAAATCAAGGCTGGACGCATTGACGCAGCAATCATCGAGGATACAGTTGCAGAAGGATACTTCAAGAACAATCCTGATCTTGCAGGTTTCACAATCGAAGACGGAAATGAAGAAGAAGCCGGTTCAGCCATCGCATTCCCTAAAGGAAGTAAGCTGACTGAAGAGTTCAACAAAGTCCTTAAAGAAAAAATGGAAAATGGCGAAGTAGAAAAGCTGGTTATTAAATGGTTTGGCGGAGAAAAGTAA
- a CDS encoding BrxA/BrxB family bacilliredoxin gives MSMDFNFFMNDVVRQARQEISAAGYTELTTSEEVEEALAKEGTTLVMVNSVCGCAGGIARPAAAHSLHYDKRPDQLVTVFAGQDKEATEKARSYFTGFPPSSPSFALLKDGKLCRMIERHEIEGHDPMQVVNKLQDAFEEYCEEV, from the coding sequence ATGAGCATGGATTTTAATTTTTTCATGAATGATGTAGTCCGCCAGGCACGCCAGGAAATCTCGGCAGCTGGATATACAGAACTGACCACTAGTGAAGAAGTAGAAGAGGCTTTGGCCAAAGAGGGTACGACACTTGTAATGGTGAATTCCGTTTGCGGATGTGCCGGGGGCATCGCCCGTCCAGCGGCAGCGCATTCTCTTCACTACGATAAACGCCCTGACCAACTTGTTACAGTTTTTGCAGGCCAGGATAAGGAAGCTACTGAAAAGGCTCGGAGTTATTTCACAGGATTTCCGCCTTCATCTCCTTCCTTTGCGCTTTTGAAGGATGGAAAGCTTTGCAGGATGATCGAGCGCCACGAAATCGAAGGCCACGATCCAATGCAGGTAGTGAATAAACTTCAGGATGCGTTCGAAGAATATTGCGAAGAAGTTTAA
- a CDS encoding dihydrolipoamide acetyltransferase family protein: protein MAIEQIKMPQLGESVTEGTISKWLVSVGDKVNKYDPLAEVMTDKVNAEVPSSFSGTIKELIANEGDTFAVGEIICTIEIEGGSTEEAPAAEKPAAEASTGTAAPAVSGNDGNRARYSPAVLKLAQEHNIDLTIVNGTGAGGRITRKDLQQIIQSGNIPQPSAEAPKAQAAALTEAPDKPAAPSQPAASAAEAPSVPVAAGDIEIPVTGVRKAIAANMLRSKHEAPHAWTMVEVDVTNLVEYRNGLKDDFKKKEGFNLTFFAFFVKAVAQALKEFPQVNSMWAGDKIIQKKDINLSIAVATDDALFVPVIKNADEKTIKGIGREINELAQKVRTGKLRSEDMQGGTFTVNNTGSFGSVQSMGIINYPQAAILQVESIVKRPVVMNNGMIAVRDMVNLCLSLDHRVLDGLVCGRFLARVKEILENTSKETTSIY, encoded by the coding sequence GTGGCGATCGAACAAATCAAAATGCCTCAATTAGGCGAGAGTGTTACAGAAGGAACAATCAGTAAATGGCTGGTTTCTGTAGGTGATAAAGTAAATAAATACGATCCGCTGGCCGAAGTCATGACTGACAAGGTAAATGCTGAAGTACCATCATCTTTTTCAGGAACAATCAAGGAATTGATTGCGAATGAAGGAGATACTTTTGCGGTTGGTGAAATCATTTGCACTATTGAAATAGAAGGCGGCAGCACCGAGGAAGCTCCAGCTGCAGAGAAACCTGCAGCAGAAGCTTCAACAGGTACTGCTGCACCAGCAGTATCCGGCAATGATGGAAACAGAGCAAGGTACTCACCGGCAGTACTGAAGCTTGCCCAAGAACATAATATCGACTTGACCATAGTTAATGGCACCGGGGCAGGCGGAAGGATTACCCGTAAAGATCTTCAGCAGATCATTCAATCCGGAAATATTCCTCAGCCGTCAGCCGAAGCACCTAAGGCTCAAGCTGCGGCACTGACAGAGGCTCCGGACAAGCCGGCTGCACCATCTCAGCCAGCAGCATCAGCAGCGGAAGCTCCTTCTGTACCAGTTGCTGCAGGTGATATCGAGATCCCAGTAACTGGAGTACGCAAGGCGATCGCTGCCAATATGCTGCGCAGCAAGCATGAAGCTCCGCATGCCTGGACAATGGTGGAAGTGGACGTTACAAACCTTGTAGAATACAGAAATGGTCTTAAGGATGATTTCAAGAAGAAAGAAGGCTTCAACCTTACTTTCTTTGCTTTCTTCGTTAAAGCTGTCGCACAGGCACTGAAAGAATTCCCGCAAGTCAATTCTATGTGGGCTGGCGACAAGATCATCCAGAAAAAAGATATCAATCTTTCAATCGCAGTAGCGACAGATGATGCCTTGTTCGTACCTGTCATTAAAAATGCAGACGAAAAGACAATTAAAGGCATCGGCCGTGAAATCAATGAACTTGCCCAGAAGGTACGTACCGGCAAGCTTCGTTCCGAGGACATGCAAGGCGGAACCTTCACTGTCAACAACACAGGTTCTTTCGGTTCTGTCCAATCAATGGGAATCATCAATTATCCACAGGCTGCCATCCTTCAGGTGGAGTCAATCGTTAAGCGTCCTGTCGTAATGAACAATGGCATGATCGCGGTTCGCGATATGGTAAACCTGTGCCTGTCACTTGACCATCGTGTACTGGACGGCCTTGTTTGCGGACGTTTCCTTGCAAGGGTAAAAGAAATCCTGGAAAACACATCAAAAGAGACGACATCAATCTATTAA
- a CDS encoding amino acid ABC transporter ATP-binding protein, whose protein sequence is MIKVQNLNKSFGKLEVLKGISTTIDNGEVVAIVGPSGSGKSTFLRCLNLLEQPTSGQILIGADDVTDKKTNIMKVRENVGMVFQHFHLFPHMTVLQNITYAPIKVKGMSKAEAEKHGLELLKKVGLSEKANEYPNRLSGGQKQRVAIARALAMNPEVMLFDEPTSALDPEMVKEVLEVMKSLAHTGMTMAIVTHEMGFAREVADRVLFLDGGVLVEDAPPAEFFSSPKSSRAKEFLEKML, encoded by the coding sequence GTGATTAAAGTACAAAATCTTAATAAATCATTTGGCAAGCTTGAAGTTCTAAAAGGAATCTCAACGACAATCGATAACGGGGAGGTCGTTGCCATCGTCGGGCCTTCAGGATCAGGGAAATCAACGTTCCTCCGCTGCCTGAATTTACTTGAGCAGCCGACTAGCGGACAAATCCTGATTGGCGCCGATGATGTTACCGATAAGAAAACGAACATTATGAAAGTCCGTGAAAATGTCGGCATGGTGTTCCAGCACTTTCATCTGTTCCCGCATATGACCGTTTTGCAAAACATTACCTATGCGCCGATAAAGGTTAAAGGTATGTCCAAGGCAGAAGCAGAAAAGCATGGTCTTGAACTTCTTAAAAAAGTGGGACTCTCTGAAAAAGCAAATGAATATCCGAACAGATTGTCTGGAGGGCAAAAGCAGCGTGTAGCAATCGCCCGGGCGCTGGCGATGAACCCTGAAGTCATGCTTTTCGATGAGCCTACTTCTGCACTGGATCCGGAAATGGTCAAAGAGGTGCTTGAGGTCATGAAGTCTCTGGCTCACACTGGCATGACGATGGCCATTGTCACACATGAAATGGGCTTTGCACGTGAAGTGGCTGACCGCGTTCTTTTCCTGGATGGCGGTGTACTGGTGGAAGATGCTCCTCCAGCAGAATTCTTCAGCAGTCCGAAAAGCAGCAGGGCAAAAGAGTTTCTTGAGAAAATGCTGTAA